GAACACCGAGCAGCTCCCCGCGGCCGAGGCCGCGCCCGCCGTCCCCCCCGAGGCCGTCGCCGCCGAAGCCGTCGTCGCCGCCCCCGCCGCCCCCGCCGAGACCATGGCCGCCGCGCTGACCAGCAGCGGCACCGCCATCAGCATGAAGCAGCTGCTCGAGGCGGGCGTCCACTTCGGCCACCAGACCAAGCGCTGGAACCCGAAGATGAAGCCGTACATCTTCGGCGCCCGCAACGGCATCTACATCATCGACCTGCAGAAGACGGTCGGCCTGGCCCGCAGCGCGCTCCGCTTCGTCTCCGACGCCGTGGCCAAGGGCGGCTCGGTGCTCTTCATCGGCACCAAGAAGCAGGCCCAGGACGCCGTCCGCGAGGAGGCCTCCCGCTCCGGCCAGTACCACGTGACCAACCGCTGGCTGGGCGGCACGCTCACCAACTTCAAGACCATCAAGACCGGCATCGAGCGGCTCAAGACGCTGGAGAAGATGAAGGAGGACGGCACCTACGAGCGCCTGCCCAAGAAGGAGGTGGCCTCCAACGAGCGCGAGCGCCTCAAGCTCGAGAAGAACCTGGGCGGCATCAAGGACCTGCCCCGCCTGCCGGCCGCCATCTTCGTCATCGACACCAAGAAGGAGCACATCGCGGTGCACGAGGCCAACCGGCTCGGCATCCCGGTGGTGGCGGTGGTCGACACCAACTGCGACCCCGAGGGCATCGACTACGTCATCCCCGGCAACGACGACGCCATCCGCTCCATCCGCCTGTTCACCGGCAAGGTGGCCGAGGCCTGCCTCGAGGGCAAGGGCCGGCACGCCGCCTGGGTGGCCGAGCACGGCGCCCAGGAGACGCGCGGCGACGACGACCGCGACGCCGCCAGCGAGCGCGGCATGAAGGACCGCCGCGACCGCGGTGGCCGCCGCGACCGCGGCGAGCGCCGCCCGCCCCGCGAGGACCGCGGCGCGGCCTCGGCCGGCGTGGAGGTCGTCCGCAAGGGCGAGGTGGTGGCCGTCGCCGCCCCGGCGCCCGAGGCGGCCAAGGAGTAGCGGCCGCAGCACCTTCCAGGCTTGCGGGGGCGGGTCCGACCGGGCTCGCCCCCGACCCTTATCCGACAGAGGAGAGAACCGACATGGCAGAGGTCACCGCGAAGATGGTGCAGGAGCTCCGGGAGAAGACCGGGGCCGGCATGATGGACTGCAAGAGGATGCTCACCGAGGCCGGCGGCGACATGGCCAAGGCCGAGGAGCTGCTCAAGAAGAAGGGGCTCTCCGCCGCCGCCAAGAAGTCCTCGCGCGCCGCCACCGAGGGGGCCGTCACCTCCTACATCCACATGGGCGGCAAGATCGGCGTGTTGCTCGAGGTGAACATCGAGACCGACTTCGCCGCGCGCAACGAGGCCTTCCAGTCCCTGGTCAAGGACCTGGCCATGCACATCGCCGCCTCCAACCCGCTCTACGTGCGCCGCGAGGAGGTCCCCGCCGAGCTGGTCGCCAAGGAGGTCGAGCTGGTCAAGGCGCAGCTGCGCGAGCAGAAGAAGCCCGAGGCCATGCTGGAGAAGATCGCCGCCGGCAAGCTCGACCGGTACTACTCGGAGATCGTGCTGCTCGAGCAGCCCTTCGTGAAGGACGACAAGAAGAAGGTCGGCGACGTGGTCACCGAGGCGGTCGCCAAGATCGGCGAGAACAT
This genomic interval from Anaeromyxobacter sp. contains the following:
- the rpsB gene encoding 30S ribosomal protein S2, coding for MAAALTSSGTAISMKQLLEAGVHFGHQTKRWNPKMKPYIFGARNGIYIIDLQKTVGLARSALRFVSDAVAKGGSVLFIGTKKQAQDAVREEASRSGQYHVTNRWLGGTLTNFKTIKTGIERLKTLEKMKEDGTYERLPKKEVASNERERLKLEKNLGGIKDLPRLPAAIFVIDTKKEHIAVHEANRLGIPVVAVVDTNCDPEGIDYVIPGNDDAIRSIRLFTGKVAEACLEGKGRHAAWVAEHGAQETRGDDDRDAASERGMKDRRDRGGRRDRGERRPPREDRGAASAGVEVVRKGEVVAVAAPAPEAAKE
- the tsf gene encoding translation elongation factor Ts — its product is MAEVTAKMVQELREKTGAGMMDCKRMLTEAGGDMAKAEELLKKKGLSAAAKKSSRAATEGAVTSYIHMGGKIGVLLEVNIETDFAARNEAFQSLVKDLAMHIAASNPLYVRREEVPAELVAKEVELVKAQLREQKKPEAMLEKIAAGKLDRYYSEIVLLEQPFVKDDKKKVGDVVTEAVAKIGENIQVRRFARYALGEGMVKKVENYAEEVAKAAGLAK